The Alteriqipengyuania halimionae genome contains a region encoding:
- the mutM gene encoding bifunctional DNA-formamidopyrimidine glycosylase/DNA-(apurinic or apyrimidinic site) lyase: MPELPEVETTIRGLARFMEGAQVTRVQLNRPDLRRPFPPDLVQAMTGATITSLGRRAKYGLLHTDRDRTLVFHLGMSGRWRIDPDDDHTHDHMIIETEHHRFALNDPRRFGSVDLLDTGSLDAWSPFAALGPEPLGEALSADHLRHALAGRKQAIKLCLLDQGIVAGLGNIYVCEALWRAGINPKKAGGRVSKAALERLVPAIREVLTQSIADGGSTLRDYAQPDGELGYFATRFDVYGRTGEPCRREDGGTIRRFEQGGRSSWYCPRCQR, from the coding sequence ATGCCCGAACTGCCCGAAGTCGAAACCACCATCCGCGGCCTGGCGCGCTTCATGGAAGGCGCGCAGGTGACGCGGGTGCAACTCAACCGGCCCGATCTGCGCCGCCCTTTTCCGCCCGACCTCGTGCAGGCGATGACGGGGGCGACGATTACCTCGCTGGGACGGCGAGCAAAATACGGGCTGCTCCACACCGATCGCGATCGCACGCTGGTGTTCCATCTGGGCATGAGCGGGCGCTGGCGGATCGATCCGGATGACGATCATACGCATGATCACATGATAATAGAGACCGAACACCACCGTTTCGCGCTGAACGATCCCCGACGCTTCGGCTCGGTCGACCTGCTCGACACCGGCTCGCTCGATGCCTGGTCGCCCTTCGCCGCATTGGGCCCGGAGCCGCTCGGTGAAGCGCTGTCCGCCGATCACCTTCGCCATGCGCTGGCCGGCCGAAAGCAGGCGATCAAATTGTGCCTGCTCGACCAAGGAATCGTCGCGGGGCTCGGCAATATCTATGTCTGCGAAGCGCTGTGGCGCGCGGGGATAAATCCGAAGAAGGCCGGCGGGCGGGTTTCGAAAGCCGCTCTCGAGCGACTCGTGCCCGCGATCCGCGAGGTTCTGACCCAGTCGATCGCCGATGGCGGATCGACCCTGCGCGATTACGCCCAGCCCGATGGCGAGCTTGGTTACTTCGCGACGCGGTTCGACGTATACGGCCGGACCGGCGAGCCCTGCCGACGCGAGGACGGCGGAACCATCCGCCGGTTCGAACAGGGTGGCCGATCGTCCTGGTACTGTCCTCGCTGCCAGCGCTAG
- the rpsT gene encoding 30S ribosomal protein S20: protein MANTPQAKKRIRRNEKRETINMNRKSRIRSFIKKVETAVEAGDKKAAADALQAAQPELYRGVAKGVVHKNTAARKFSRLTKRVAAL from the coding sequence ATGGCCAATACTCCGCAAGCCAAGAAGCGCATCCGTCGCAACGAGAAGCGCGAAACGATCAACATGAACCGCAAGAGCCGGATTCGCTCCTTCATCAAGAAGGTCGAAACCGCCGTCGAAGCCGGTGACAAGAAGGCCGCCGCCGATGCGCTGCAGGCCGCCCAGCCCGAACTGTACCGCGGCGTTGCCAAGGGCGTTGTTCACAAGAACACCGCTGCGCGCAAGTTCAGCCGCCTTACGAAGCGCGTCGCCGCGCTCTGA
- the dut gene encoding dUTP diphosphatase, whose translation MSARVSVEVRRLEHGEDLPLPRYATDGAAGMDVVSAEDIVLESGMRHAVATGLAVAIPEGYEIQVRPRSGLALKHGVSVPNTPGTIDSDYRGELKIIMINHGSDPFPIARGDRVAQLVLAPVTLAAWEEVDALSDTVRGSGGFGSTGV comes from the coding sequence ATGAGCGCGCGCGTGTCCGTCGAGGTACGGCGACTCGAACATGGAGAAGACCTCCCACTGCCGCGCTACGCCACCGACGGTGCTGCAGGCATGGACGTGGTCTCGGCCGAGGACATCGTGCTCGAATCCGGCATGCGGCACGCGGTTGCGACGGGCCTCGCGGTAGCGATACCCGAAGGATACGAAATCCAGGTCCGCCCGCGCTCCGGCCTTGCGCTGAAGCACGGCGTCAGCGTGCCCAACACGCCGGGGACAATCGACAGTGACTATCGCGGCGAATTGAAGATCATCATGATCAATCACGGCAGCGACCCGTTCCCGATCGCACGTGGAGATCGTGTCGCGCAGCTGGTGCTTGCGCCGGTCACGCTGGCCGCTTGGGAAGAGGTGGACGCGCTTTCGGATACCGTACGCGGCAGCGGGGGCTTCGGCTCGACCGGCGTTTAG
- a CDS encoding bifunctional phosphopantothenoylcysteine decarboxylase/phosphopantothenate synthase, producing MGVQYSQGDFEGNARVSEGSPKILLVIGGGIAAYKSCELVRMIRRQGGSVTCVLTDGGSQFVTPMTLAALSENPVYTSLWDLKRESEMGHIQLSREADLIVVCPATADLLAKMSAGIADDLATTLLLATDKPVVVVPAMNVRMWEHPATQRNVERLREAGVGVIDPGEGPMACGEFGAGRLPEPVDIWNSLAAQFGYPASDESPMLPPPHEAQANEIPALPKAARDSDDVVTEDLSPNALEAVEDDAEEENWGGGFDLGGLLGSLIRRNKPVEEDPADFDKLDEDGEDWEDLPEPEIEEEDYDPHALPPGFGKGGDDNPLGGLVVTKGKARSAPPTDAAAINHLVQTGAGNQAPEPAPGDYYGDPLDGQGGFDQDPAHRPLYGKHVLVTAGPTREAIDPVRYLSNRSSGKQGFAIAAAAAAAGARVTLVAGPVALPTPLGVGRIDVESAEDMQAAVRRALPADAAVMVAAVADWRAKTIEHEKIKKHSSAPPALILEENPDILAWLATHPDRPGLLVGFAAETENVLDNAKSKLQRKRADWIVANDVSESGGAMDGDDNAVVIVAADGVERLDRMPKHQVGRELVARIAQALGAPAEVEA from the coding sequence ATGGGCGTACAGTATTCGCAAGGCGATTTTGAAGGGAATGCGCGCGTGAGCGAGGGCAGCCCCAAGATCCTGCTCGTCATCGGCGGCGGTATCGCGGCCTACAAATCGTGCGAGCTGGTGCGGATGATCCGCCGCCAGGGCGGCTCGGTCACCTGCGTGCTGACCGACGGGGGAAGCCAGTTCGTTACCCCGATGACGCTTGCGGCGCTGAGCGAAAACCCGGTCTATACCTCGCTGTGGGATCTCAAGCGCGAAAGCGAGATGGGGCACATCCAGCTCTCGCGTGAAGCCGACCTGATCGTGGTTTGTCCCGCCACTGCCGACCTTCTGGCGAAGATGAGCGCGGGGATCGCCGACGATCTGGCGACGACGCTGCTGCTCGCGACCGACAAACCCGTCGTCGTCGTGCCCGCGATGAATGTCCGGATGTGGGAGCACCCCGCAACCCAACGCAATGTCGAGCGTCTGCGCGAAGCGGGTGTGGGCGTGATCGATCCGGGCGAAGGGCCGATGGCGTGCGGCGAATTCGGTGCCGGACGCCTGCCCGAACCGGTCGACATCTGGAACAGCCTGGCCGCGCAATTCGGCTATCCCGCCTCGGACGAATCGCCGATGCTGCCGCCTCCGCATGAGGCGCAGGCAAACGAGATTCCGGCATTGCCCAAGGCGGCGCGCGATTCCGACGACGTGGTGACCGAGGATCTGTCGCCCAACGCGCTCGAGGCGGTTGAAGACGACGCGGAAGAAGAAAACTGGGGCGGCGGCTTCGATCTTGGCGGATTGCTCGGCTCGCTGATCCGCCGCAACAAGCCGGTCGAGGAAGACCCGGCCGATTTCGACAAGCTCGACGAGGACGGCGAGGATTGGGAAGACCTGCCCGAACCCGAAATCGAGGAAGAGGATTACGATCCGCATGCGCTGCCGCCGGGCTTCGGCAAGGGCGGTGACGACAATCCGTTGGGCGGCCTCGTGGTGACCAAGGGCAAGGCGCGGTCCGCACCGCCGACCGATGCCGCAGCGATCAATCATCTCGTCCAGACCGGCGCGGGCAATCAGGCACCCGAGCCTGCCCCCGGCGATTATTATGGCGATCCGCTCGACGGACAGGGCGGGTTCGATCAGGATCCGGCGCATCGTCCCCTATACGGCAAGCATGTGCTGGTAACCGCGGGCCCGACGCGCGAGGCGATCGATCCGGTGCGCTATCTGTCCAACCGCAGCTCGGGCAAGCAGGGCTTCGCGATTGCCGCCGCCGCTGCCGCCGCAGGCGCGCGGGTCACACTGGTTGCCGGGCCGGTCGCATTGCCGACTCCGCTTGGGGTGGGCCGTATCGATGTCGAAAGCGCCGAGGACATGCAGGCCGCCGTCCGCCGTGCTCTGCCGGCCGATGCCGCCGTGATGGTCGCCGCCGTGGCCGACTGGCGCGCCAAGACGATCGAGCACGAAAAGATCAAGAAGCACTCCTCGGCCCCGCCCGCGCTGATCCTCGAGGAAAATCCCGACATTCTCGCCTGGCTCGCGACCCATCCGGATCGCCCCGGCCTGCTTGTCGGTTTTGCGGCGGAGACCGAAAACGTGCTCGATAACGCCAAGTCGAAGCTCCAGCGCAAGCGCGCCGACTGGATCGTCGCCAACGACGTATCCGAAAGCGGCGGCGCGATGGATGGTGACGACAACGCCGTGGTGATCGTGGCCGCCGACGGAGTCGAACGGCTCGACCGCATGCCCAAGCATCAGGTCGGGCGCGAGCTGGTCGCGCGGATTGCGCAGGCCCTCGGGGCTCCTGCGGAGGTCGAAGCATGA
- a CDS encoding class I SAM-dependent methyltransferase encodes MSETDTVSFGYEEVAPEEKTRRVGAVFSNVAAKYDVMNDAMSGGMHRIWKDQFVRRVKPQPGEAILDMAGGTGDIAFRMAARGADITVADINQEMLDVGVERAMERGISGLVWSRQDASDLTYPDRCFDAYTIAFGIRNVTDIPAALRETHRVLRYGGRFFCLEFSTPTWPGFKQAYDAYSHRLVPKLGKMIADDEDSYRYLVESIRRFPKMPEFARMIREAGFAQVKVEPIMGGLVAIHSGWKI; translated from the coding sequence ATGAGCGAAACCGATACCGTCTCCTTCGGCTACGAAGAGGTCGCCCCCGAGGAGAAGACGCGCCGGGTCGGCGCGGTGTTCTCCAACGTCGCAGCGAAATACGATGTCATGAACGACGCCATGTCGGGCGGCATGCATCGGATTTGGAAGGACCAGTTCGTCCGCCGGGTTAAACCGCAGCCGGGCGAGGCGATCCTCGATATGGCGGGCGGTACCGGCGACATCGCCTTCCGCATGGCTGCGCGCGGTGCGGACATCACGGTGGCCGATATCAATCAGGAAATGCTCGATGTCGGTGTGGAACGTGCGATGGAGCGCGGGATCTCGGGGCTCGTCTGGTCGCGCCAGGATGCCAGCGACCTGACCTATCCCGATCGCTGTTTCGATGCCTATACGATCGCCTTCGGTATCCGCAATGTGACCGACATTCCTGCTGCGCTGCGCGAAACGCACCGTGTGCTGCGCTATGGTGGGCGGTTCTTCTGCCTCGAATTCTCGACCCCGACCTGGCCCGGATTCAAGCAGGCCTACGATGCCTATTCGCACCGCCTCGTCCCCAAGCTCGGCAAGATGATCGCCGATGACGAGGACAGTTATCGCTACCTCGTCGAATCGATCCGGCGCTTCCCGAAGATGCCCGAATTCGCCCGAATGATACGCGAGGCGGGTTTTGCGCAGGTGAAGGTCGAGCCGATCATGGGCGGCCTGGTCGCGATCCATTCGGGGTGGAAGATCTAG
- the ubiB gene encoding 2-polyprenylphenol 6-hydroxylase, with amino-acid sequence MTRPRTHLWRLLKWGRTLAKHGALRPIEEAPHTPTPVKRVARIARFGALQPAEPNYARAFEDIGPAAIKLGQSLATRPDLVGEAAAQNLLSLQDSLPPLPFEAIRKEIESSFGQPIEALYAHIDPDPVGSASMAQVHRATTIEGRDVAVKVLRPGIRDRFARDIDTYEWAAAHVEAMGGEASRLRPRLTIANFKRWTLRELDLRREAASASELAESMKGYEGYTIPAIDWDRTNSRVLTIDWIDGTKISDIAALKAAGHDLPELANRLVLAFLTQAISAGYFHADMHQGNLFVKGDGTIVAIDFGIMGRIDRQARAWLAEILYGLTTGNYKRVAEIHFEAQYVPSHHSVDEFATALRAVGEPMRGKPVSELSVGQMLDGLFAITRDFDMQTQPHLLLLQKTMVMVEGIATQLDPEINMWDVSAPYVRDWIRDELGPEAALADRIREDTETLFRIPALVRRLEEQYPPRGGAPEPPPLPEIELVWERRREPRRWPGYLLAGAAGIAVTWLAAVQGWIG; translated from the coding sequence ATGACCCGTCCCCGCACGCATCTCTGGCGGCTTCTCAAATGGGGCCGGACGCTGGCCAAGCATGGCGCGTTGCGTCCGATCGAGGAAGCGCCGCACACGCCCACGCCGGTAAAGCGCGTGGCGCGGATCGCACGCTTCGGCGCGCTGCAGCCGGCCGAGCCGAACTATGCCCGCGCGTTCGAGGATATCGGGCCTGCCGCGATCAAGCTGGGACAGTCGCTCGCGACCCGCCCCGATCTGGTGGGCGAGGCCGCGGCGCAGAACTTGCTCAGTCTGCAGGATTCGCTCCCGCCCCTGCCGTTCGAAGCCATCCGCAAGGAGATCGAATCGAGCTTCGGCCAGCCGATCGAAGCGCTTTACGCCCATATCGATCCCGATCCGGTCGGCTCCGCTTCGATGGCGCAAGTCCACCGCGCCACGACGATCGAGGGGCGCGATGTCGCGGTGAAAGTGCTGCGCCCGGGCATTCGGGACCGTTTCGCGCGCGACATCGATACCTATGAATGGGCCGCCGCGCATGTCGAGGCCATGGGCGGCGAGGCCTCGCGCCTGCGCCCGCGGTTGACGATCGCCAATTTCAAGCGCTGGACGCTGCGCGAACTCGATCTTCGGCGCGAGGCCGCCTCGGCCTCCGAACTGGCCGAATCGATGAAGGGATACGAGGGCTATACGATCCCCGCGATCGACTGGGATCGCACCAATAGCCGGGTGCTGACGATCGACTGGATCGATGGCACCAAGATCAGCGATATCGCCGCGCTGAAGGCGGCGGGGCACGACCTGCCCGAACTGGCCAACCGGCTTGTCCTCGCGTTCCTCACCCAGGCGATTTCGGCAGGGTATTTCCACGCAGACATGCATCAGGGCAATCTGTTCGTGAAAGGCGACGGGACGATTGTCGCTATCGATTTTGGCATCATGGGGCGGATCGACCGTCAGGCGCGGGCCTGGCTGGCAGAAATCCTCTACGGGCTGACGACCGGCAACTACAAACGCGTCGCCGAAATCCACTTCGAAGCGCAGTATGTGCCCTCGCATCACTCGGTCGACGAATTCGCGACCGCGCTGCGCGCGGTGGGCGAGCCGATGCGCGGCAAGCCGGTGAGCGAATTGTCGGTCGGCCAGATGCTCGACGGGCTGTTCGCGATCACGCGCGATTTCGACATGCAGACCCAGCCGCATCTTCTGCTGCTGCAGAAAACCATGGTCATGGTCGAGGGTATCGCGACCCAACTCGATCCCGAGATCAATATGTGGGACGTCTCCGCGCCCTATGTGCGCGACTGGATCCGCGACGAACTCGGCCCCGAAGCCGCGCTCGCCGATCGCATCCGCGAGGATACCGAGACCTTGTTCCGCATCCCGGCGCTGGTGCGGCGACTGGAAGAACAATACCCGCCCAGGGGCGGCGCGCCCGAGCCTCCGCCGCTGCCCGAAATCGAGCTGGTATGGGAACGCCGACGCGAGCCGCGACGCTGGCCCGGCTATCTGCTGGCCGGGGCCGCAGGTATCGCGGTGACCTGGCTCGCCGCGGTGCAGGGCTGGATCGGCTAG